The nucleotide sequence CAGTTTTTGAGAGAATCTCAGACAGAATGTCCGTGAATATGTTTTATCTTGCTGTTTCCCAAGGAGATTCTTATAAATGTTTAGAACAATTTGGAATGTTTGGGAGAATGATGCAATTTTCTTGCATAGGATTAGATCAATAATGTAAACTGTAATAATCAACAATTATGAAGAAAAAAAAATCAAATAAGTCTGTGGATTCACGCAGATCATTTATTAAAAAAGGTGCATTGGCCTCCTCCATCTTTTTTGTGCCCAGGCATGTATTGGGGGGTGTAGGGTACACTGCTCCCAGTGACCGATTGAATATTGCGGCCATAGGTGCTGGGGGAAAAGGTGCCAGTGATATTCGTAATGCGTCCGTAGGAGGTAGGGAAAAAGTAGTTGCCCTGTGCGATGTGGATTTCTCCGGGTCGGCAAAAAAATCAGTTGAACTCTTCCCCAAAGCAAAACTATATGCGGATTTTAGGGAGATGTTGGATAAGGAGAAAGGGATCGATGCCGTGACCATATCCACTCCAGACCATGTACACGGACCTGCAGCTAAATATGCCATGGAGCGTGGGATAAATGTATATGTACAAAAACCAATGACCCACAATATACGGGAGGCAAGAATGCTGACCGAGATGGCCAGAAGCAATAAAATAGTGACCCAAATGGGGAACCAAGGAGGTTCCAATCCCTTATTGGGAATGGTTCAAAAATGGGTAGATTCCGGGGAACTGGGTAAGATATCAAAAGTGCAGGTGTGGACCAACAGACCTGTTTGGCCACAAGGAGGCGCATTCCCTAAACCGGATCCAAGCGCAAAACCTAAGGACCTTGATTGGGACCTATGGTTGGGGCCATCGGAATTTAGGCCTTACACCCCCAATTTACATCCCTTTGGATGGAGAGGTTGGTGGGAGTATGGTACCGGGGCCCTAGGAGATGTAGGATGCCATTTGATAGATATTCCTTTCAGGACCTTGGGGCTTAAATATCCAACAGATGCGGAATGTAGTGTGGGGGCGGTATATACCAATATGTGGAATGCGGATTATCATCCAGAAGGATGCCCTGCTTCCTCCTTTATAACCTTACATTTTGGGGCAACGGAAAAGAGTCAATCACCAATAGAGATGACCTGGAGCGATGGTGGCATTAGGCCGGCCCATCCGGAAATTATCCCAGCCGATCACGAAATTGGGGGTAATGGAAGTCAGAATGGGGTATTGATCATTGGGGAAAAGGGAATTATTTCTACCAATATCAACGATAGTTCCCCTTTAATGCCAAAGTTATATATGAACGATGGATCTACGGATTTTGGTCCTGAAGTGGAACCCAATGATGAACCGGAATACGGACATCAACGCTTATGGATAGATGCTTGTAAGGCTGGGTTTGGCAGTAAGGAACATCTTGGTTTAACCTCTTCTTTTGATTATGCAGGACCTATGACGGAAACCGTTCTTATGGGGAACTTGGCCATTCGCAGTTATTTGTTGCAAAGGGAGAACGAGAAGGGCAAGATGGAGTTCTTTGCCCGTAAGAAACTGCTTTGGGACGGGGAGAATATGCGGATTACCAATCTCGAGGAAGCAAATCAGTTTGTAACCAGAAATTATAGACCTGGCTTTGTAGTTTAAAGTAGTAGAGTAGGCAACTCAACACCCTTAAGGCTTTAAAAAAGGTTTTAAGGGTGTTCTGTTTTTAATAATTAACTAAAATTTATAAGCTCCATAAGGAATATGGGCATAGGGGTCTTTGCGTATTTTCCTATATTTGGCCCTTAAAAAAGAATAACTATGAAGAATACACTTTTTGCTTTGGCCCTACTGCTTTTTATTTCCTGTGATAACGAAAAGAAAACAGAGGAGGACATTGATTATGCTGCTAAGAACGAGGCGGATATCCAGGCATATGTTGAGGAGAACAATTTAACTGCTGTACGAAGTAATTCAGGTCTTTATTATGTAATCGAAGAAGAAGGTACCGGGACACAGGCGGTGGCCAATTCCAATGTAACCGTGGCCTATAAAGGGTATTTTCTTAATGGAGCTGTCTTCGATCAAAGTGATGCAGAGGGAATTACCATTGGTTTAAACCAGGTTATAGCAGGTTGGACAGAAGGGATTGCTTATTTTAAGGAAGGTGGTAGCGGAATACTTTTGGTGCCTGCCCATTTGGGATATGGTAGCAGGGATTATAATGGAATCCCTGGGGGTTCCGTACTTGTTTTCGAGGTCAGTCTTATTTCGGTAAATTAAAAAAAACACCTTATTTTTTACTTGTTTTTTGGCTTTTATCCAATGTAAGAACAAACTTAAGAACCAACCGTTAGGTTGGTTTTTTCTTTTTGTCGATTTTGAAATTTTCATATAAAGGTAGATTTAGGGTATAATTTGCCGACGTAATACCGAACTTGGCGCTAAGGGCTGCAAAATTCAATATTATACCGACCAATTGGTTTGCAATTGAGGCCAAAAGGGACTTTTGTCTTTGGAATATAGATATCATTTGTTATGTCCCCTTGAAGGTATTTTTACTCGATAATCGAGATTAAAACCTGGCTATCGCAGACAGGTGCTCCGACGCATGCCTGCCCGTTCCATTCAGGCGGGCGTCGAAATCTAAAATAAGGGTCCTTTAAATGTTTGGCGGGCCTGCCTATCGGCCTGCCTTTGTCGGTAGACAGGCCTGCCCCGAGGTAGGTCACTTTAGGTTGTTCTGGGATAAATTGAAGTAGGTAGGTTGGAATAATTTCTATCTCCGTGGCGGAAACGACTTTTGAAAGTCCAATTCTTTTAAATCAAGTGCTTATATTTAGTTTTTGATTCATGACTTAAAGTCTGATCAAAATAGTTTGGAAGGTATAAATAAGAAGAAATCGTAGAACAAGATTTTTATATTGGAATAATATATCTAATGGAAGCTCGAATAGCGGTAATATCCGAAAAAAAATTGATCGGAAACAGATTGGCAATGTCCTTAGCGGAGGATAGGACCAAAGAGCTTTGGCAAGGATTTATGCCCAGAAGAAAGGAAATCAGAAATCCTATTTCGGACGACCTGATGAGTATGCAAGTTTATGACAGTGCACTTAACTTTAATGAATTCAATATAGCTACCCAATTTGAGAAATGGGCAGTGGTAGAGGTGGAGGATAATACCAAAATACCTGAAGGAATGGAATCACATACCTTGACCGGAGGTTTGTATGCCGTTTTTGTCCATAGGGGATTGCCAAGTTCCTTTCCAATCACGATCCAGTATATTTTTGGAGAATGGTCGCCAAATTCGGACTATCAATTGGACCACGGGGAACATTTCGAGATTATGGGGAATAAATACAGGAATAACGACCCAAATTCAGAAGAAGAGGTCTTTATACCCATTAAAAGAAAAAATCAAGAAAAGTAGATATGGAAAACAAGTGGATTTTAAGCTTAGGGGCATTAATACTGCTATTTCAATTTTCAATTGCCCAAGAGGATGCTGATCTTATTTGGTGGAATCCAGCAGAATCCAATTCCTTGGTCCTTGAAGGCCAGGCTTGGCAAGGAGAGATAATCTCTACTTATCGGCGTTTGCCAAAACAGGCAGAGGGAGTTGTCCGTGAAGCGGTCTGGAACCTGTCCAAACATTCAGCTGGGCTTTCCCTTAGGTTTAGGAGTGATGCAAAATCGATTACGGTACGCTACAAGGTAAAAGGGAACCATGCCATGCCGCATATGCCGGCAACCGGAGTTAGCGGGGTGGATCTTTATGCCAAGACCAGTGATGGGGATTGGAGATGGTATAGAGGAAAATATTCTTTTGCCGATACCATTCAGTATAAATATTCCAACATCGATCCCAATGAGAAGTACCATGATAAGGGAAGGGAGTACCAGTTGTACTTGCCATTGTACAATGAGATGGAATGGCTGGAAATTGGGGTGCCGGAAGATGCGGTTATGGAACCTTTGCCCTTAAGGCAGGAGAAACCAATAGTGGTCTATGGAACTTCAATAGCTCATGGAGCCTGTGCTTCGCGCCCAGGAATGGCATGGACTTCTATTTTGGGGCGAGAATTGGATAGGCCACTTATTAATTTGGCATTTTCTGGAAATGGCAGAATGGAAGAAGAGGTAATCAATTTTATTGCGCAAATAGATGCTAAAATCTTTGTGCTGGATTGCTTACCGAATCTGGGTGCTACCAAGGATCGTTCGTTGGAGGAGGTGCGGCAGCTTATTATTTCCGGTGTGAAACAGATAAGGACAAAGCGTCCCTCAACGCCAATTTTGGTGGTGGAACACGACGGATATTCTGATGGGGCAGTGGATGTTGATCGTTACAAAACCTATACGGACTTAAATAGGATTGCCAAGGAGGCCTTTGCGCAATTACAGTCCGAAGGGTTGAGGGATATTCATTTGTTGACCAAGGAAGAATTGAATCTGTCCATGGAAAGTTTTGTGGATGGCACCCATCCTACGGATTTGGGAATGATGGAATATGCCGTGGCCTACGAAAAAGCCTTACGCGAGATATTGAAAGAGCCAATAGGAAGTATTTCCACGACTATTCCAGTAACCCAAGCTAGGGAGCCAGAAATGTACCTTTGGGAGGGACGTCATCAGGAATTGTTAGAAATGAATAGGGATAGTGCCCCAAAAATATGCTTTTTTGGAAATAGTATAACCCATTATTGGGGCGGTGAGCCAAAGGCAACTTTAAGCAATGGGGCCGATTCCTGGAAGGCCAATTTGGAGGAATTGCAGGTGCGCAATTTTGGGTTTGGCTGGGATAGGGTAGAAAATGTACTATGGCGCATATATCATGATGAATTGGATGGATTTGAAGCGGAGCAAATTGTGCTAATGATAGGTACCAATAACGAACATCTGAATACCGACGATGAGATATTGAAGGGACTGGAAATGGTAATCAATGCTATAAAGGAAAGACAGCCCAATGCTAGAGTGTTATTGTTGGGATTGTTTCCTAGGGTGGACAAGGAGGAACGTATGCGGAATTTAAATAATGGAATAGCTGCATTGGCAACTTCCAAAAATGTGGATTATGCAGATATCGGTAAAGTGTTATTGGGCAAGGACAATAAAATTGATGCGGGCCTTTTCTCGGATGGCTTGCATCCCAACGCCAAAGGTTATCGCAAGGTTGGCAAGATATTAAAACTAGCCCTTCAGGAAGGTAAAAACTAAAAGCCTTTAAAGTGATTTCACTCTACTCTTAGGGTGGGCCTGTTTTAGTAGTATGACTGTAGGAATAGGAATAGGAGCGCCAAGGGGTCTGTTGTTGCCTTTAGTCTATGAGATATTGTGTTTGAAGGCAATGTAATACGATTTATCAAATTTCAATTCAAGGTCAAAGGTTTACGGATTTATAATGGGCGTGCCACCATAATCCCCGTATTACTTTTTATACCTTTTAGGTAATCGGCCAAGGGTAGTTGAGAGACTTCTACCTTCATCGAGCCCGTAGAAGCATGTAGTAAATGTATTCTCCCATCAGCTTCCTTGGTAGCGATACCGGTATGGGTAATATCCAGTCCTTTTATGGAAGTGGTCAGGGCAATTATGTCTCCAGATTGGATCAAATGCTCCTGTCCTTCAATCTGGTCCTGGGGGAGAATGCAGATGGACAGTCTTTTTAGAAATTCCTCGGAGGATTTAATTTTATTATAGTTGTCCGTGTCTTTTAGAAATGGGTATAGATCACGATGCGTACTCATAAAATTGATGTCCTTACTACTTTCCAAACCGCCTATTTCCGATGTTATATCTTTTAAAAGACCTTTTTGCTCGTTGTTGGCAATCCATTCCGAGAAATAATGCAATCTTGAGGCATAACCATTGAGTTCACCGTCTTTATACCGAATGGATTCCAAATAGTGGGTATAGGAATCGAAATCCTTTTTATTGTTTTTCAACATAAGGCCAAAGGCAAATACATTTTCTACAAAGGTGGTACAGTCCAATCCTTGCAAATTAATGACCAAAGATTCCGTCTCCCCAATTTCCAAAGTTTTGGCCACATAGGGAGTTCCTATAAAGGTTTTTCCTATGGCTACCATGTTTGTTCCAATTTCTTGATTATCCAAATCCGAAATGGATATGATCTTGGAATGAAATGCTTCTTTGTCCTGAAGTGAACAAACGATATTTTGTGCAGATCCAAGGTGCACTAGGCATAGTAGCATTAGGTTAAAGACTATCTTTTTCATATAAAGTGTTAGTTTTATTATTGTTTAATAAATAGTTGTATATAAATGGATTAAAAAATTTTATTGTTATATATTATACTTTTCAGTATTAAAATTTTAGCAGCCTTCATCGTATCTGGCCCTTGTGTATTGAATTCTCTTTTTAGCGTGACTATATGGCGCTTTAAAATTCCTTTGCTGAAATTCTCAAAACATATCGCAGCCGGCAATCTCCTCAATGGGAACGCTTTTAAAAATATGCATTTTTCAAATTAATGGCTGCTGTCATGCTGCTTGTTGGCAAAATCTTTTTTGAATAATAGTCCTGTTTCTAATGGGAAAATCCTGTATACCCTGAAGGATTGTTCACAATGGCACGTTGCCTATCCTTTAAATTATACTCTTCGGTCGTTAATTTCAATACTTCTTCTTCGGTATTAATGTCAGCTATGCTAAAGCCTTTGTTGATATAATAGGGTTTGTACTGTAATTGATCGGTATTTTTAAATACTAACATGTACATTTTTAAATTGTTACTATAGTTGTCCTTATCTTTTACTTTAAAAAAGTAGCTATGATAATTTTTGGACGGATAAAACATTTTTTGGTCCAAGACGAATTCTATGGCATACTGTTCAGGGTTTAATTCCAGGGTATTGTAGAGAATGGATTCTGCTATAGCTTTTTGATTCCTATATCTGGAAGGGAAATAATCCAATTTTCCAATTTGCTGTAGCTTTTCAAAAAGTAGTAATCGGGTTTCGGCAGTTTCTGCCAGTGTATTTATTAAACTAGTTGGTATTTTATTGGGGCCAACAAAGGGGTTTTCTTCGTTTTTCAGGCGAAGGGCAATATAAGAGGCTTGAATTTGGGGGTCGTTTACGGTGGATAGGCGTTCAAAGAACATGGCAACCTCAGTTTCTTTGATATATGGGTATAACAACACCATATAGTTTTCCAATATGTCATAATTGTTATCAGGGTTGCCAGCTGGGAATTCCTCGTTCAACAAGTCCATGGTAAGGCCTAGTTGCCTCTTTAGTTGGATCTTGGCATCGTTGAGAATCTGGTTTTTATATTTTTTGTAGCTTTTTGGTTTTATCAATCCGCGGGCCTTAAGTTTTGCAAGCATAGAAAAAATTGGAGATTTATATTCTTCTATGGCACTGTAGTCCAATATTTCGGGAAATAATTTACGGGCAAGGGGAAGACTATCCAGATAGGGCTGGAATATATTTTGAATCTCCTGCTTACTGGAAACCAAGGGCAAATCGGTCGACATAAGTCGTAATAGGAGTTCTAAGGAACTTTCATTTTGGTTTTTGCTAATGGCCTGTAATATTTTCGTTTGTGCCTTGGAGTTGTTGTAAGACCTTGCGTAGTAGTATTCGAAGAAGCTGGTGGCATCGACGTCTGGCATTTCGGCCAATTTTTGGATTAAATAGGCCTGTAAATATTTCTGATTGTCCTTAAAGTTGAATTCTGAGATGTAATATTTCAGGGAATCGGCATGCTTTTTATTAAACTTTAAGAACGCGTAGCCATCATGTACTATACTGTCGTTCTGTTTAATAGCCTTGAAAAAATTGGCGGTATTATCGCTTAAGATGGAGGGGCCTACAAGGGTGTCCAAGGGTGTGAAATTGTTAAAGAATTCTGTGACGAATTTACTTGGGGGTTTAACGGTGTCAATTAATGCCTTTACCTCATACAGCAGCCCCCCTTTAACAATGTTCTTTATCAATATTCCTCTGGTACTTGCCGTATCGGTGAGGGTTAGATTTATTTCATGGTATTTTTCATTGTACCGTGGGCGTTCTTCCCTAATGATATTAAATGTATTTTGACGGTACAATTTTCTTCTTAGCAGCCAAACCGAATCTATACTTGGAAACATTAGAAAATCATGGGCCTTGTTTACGGTTACCAAGATGGCCTCATTATTTTTATTCTGATAAACGGTTTTCTTGGTGTAGGCGCTATATGGTTTTGGTTTCTTGTGGCGCTCATAGTAATTATTGCTGTTCTCCACAAATTTTGGTGGGTCAACGGGGCTGATGGTAGAAAAAAACATAGCAGTATCCCGTATTTTTTTGAACTCTTCGGTATAATTTGGTTCCCTGATCTTAAATGAATTGAAATAGTGCTGTGCCTCAGAACTGTCTTTGGTTATGTTGCCCAAGAGATAATAATTGTTTTCCCGAATAATGGTCTTTAAATAAAGCCTTTGTAGGCCGTTGGGACCAAACTGGGCAGAAGAGGTTAGGCTTTGGTCTGAGAGTGGACCATATTCCGGTAGCAATTTAAGATCCTGATAAAATCGGGATTGAATTTGTTTTAGTTCAAAGGAATCCTGTTCAATAAAATTAAAATCGTTCAGGGTTGCTTTTTTCAGAAAAAAATAGGAGGAGGTTTCTGGGTCCACCGCTTCAATAAAACGATTGCCTTTTCTTTTTCGATTGGTAAAATTGTACATGGAGGGCATTTTAACTTCAAAGTCATCGAATTCCGAAGAAAGTATCGTTTGTTCTTTTTTTAATGATCTGAAATTGATGCTATTAAAAATAGTGTCCGAATGTTTTACCACATAATCCCCTTGGCCGCTCATTTTAAAAATAAGTATTTCCAATGGGGTAATGTAGATATGATACCGCTGAAAATCTCCGTTTTTCAACTGATTTTTTATATCCAAACCAGGATATATCGCGTTTTCTATTTTCGTCTTTTCCAGGATCTTTCCGGGAATATTCTCGAACAGAAGTTTGTCCACATCATCCAAGGAGTAGGTGTAGTCTTTTTTTAAATGGTTAAAAGTGGGAATGCGATTCACCATAATATAACCGCCATTGGCCAAATCGGGCGAAATATAGGTGGTGTTGGTATATTCGGCTATTGGATATAGCTTGTTGGGCAAAAGAAGACTAAAAAGTCCATCATCAGGAGTCCTGGTACTATATTCATTAATGAGGGTTTTGGCTTCCAAAGAATCTTTTAAGGCCCTTCCTTTATTGGAAAATCGGGAGGTTAGTGGTTGAACCTCGTATCCCATATTTCTAAGGAGTTGTATAACTCCCTTTTTCCCTGGAAGGTGGGCAGCCCCAATCCCGGCAAATACTTTTGCCGTATGCATTAGGGAATCCAACCGTCCTGCCATATTTATGTT is from Arenibacter algicola and encodes:
- a CDS encoding SGNH/GDSL hydrolase family protein; the encoded protein is MENKWILSLGALILLFQFSIAQEDADLIWWNPAESNSLVLEGQAWQGEIISTYRRLPKQAEGVVREAVWNLSKHSAGLSLRFRSDAKSITVRYKVKGNHAMPHMPATGVSGVDLYAKTSDGDWRWYRGKYSFADTIQYKYSNIDPNEKYHDKGREYQLYLPLYNEMEWLEIGVPEDAVMEPLPLRQEKPIVVYGTSIAHGACASRPGMAWTSILGRELDRPLINLAFSGNGRMEEEVINFIAQIDAKIFVLDCLPNLGATKDRSLEEVRQLIISGVKQIRTKRPSTPILVVEHDGYSDGAVDVDRYKTYTDLNRIAKEAFAQLQSEGLRDIHLLTKEELNLSMESFVDGTHPTDLGMMEYAVAYEKALREILKEPIGSISTTIPVTQAREPEMYLWEGRHQELLEMNRDSAPKICFFGNSITHYWGGEPKATLSNGADSWKANLEELQVRNFGFGWDRVENVLWRIYHDELDGFEAEQIVLMIGTNNEHLNTDDEILKGLEMVINAIKERQPNARVLLLGLFPRVDKEERMRNLNNGIAALATSKNVDYADIGKVLLGKDNKIDAGLFSDGLHPNAKGYRKVGKILKLALQEGKN
- a CDS encoding N-acetylmuramoyl-L-alanine amidase-like domain-containing protein, whose product is MKKIVFNLMLLCLVHLGSAQNIVCSLQDKEAFHSKIISISDLDNQEIGTNMVAIGKTFIGTPYVAKTLEIGETESLVINLQGLDCTTFVENVFAFGLMLKNNKKDFDSYTHYLESIRYKDGELNGYASRLHYFSEWIANNEQKGLLKDITSEIGGLESSKDINFMSTHRDLYPFLKDTDNYNKIKSSEEFLKRLSICILPQDQIEGQEHLIQSGDIIALTTSIKGLDITHTGIATKEADGRIHLLHASTGSMKVEVSQLPLADYLKGIKSNTGIMVARPL
- a CDS encoding TraB/GumN family protein — its product is MRIYLGFLFLLISQGIFAQEDNSLLWEISGNNLKESSYLYGTMHVSQKIAFRLDDVFYEALDKSEVVALESDPDTWLEDYGKMRSSGIGYGTGFVTKGFYIYPFTIKNPSREIVSSYLALDDRLVNNILYRTNESSQNFEEETYLDMFIYQAGKKYSKPIKALEDLEESRALVGRANMNAMKPKPDEWLQKKMQTQDVMSLLQDAYRERNINLIDSLDQAMYTEYYLQNMLYARNINMAGRLDSLMHTAKVFAGIGAAHLPGKKGVIQLLRNMGYEVQPLTSRFSNKGRALKDSLEAKTLINEYSTRTPDDGLFSLLLPNKLYPIAEYTNTTYISPDLANGGYIMVNRIPTFNHLKKDYTYSLDDVDKLLFENIPGKILEKTKIENAIYPGLDIKNQLKNGDFQRYHIYITPLEILIFKMSGQGDYVVKHSDTIFNSINFRSLKKEQTILSSEFDDFEVKMPSMYNFTNRKRKGNRFIEAVDPETSSYFFLKKATLNDFNFIEQDSFELKQIQSRFYQDLKLLPEYGPLSDQSLTSSAQFGPNGLQRLYLKTIIRENNYYLLGNITKDSSEAQHYFNSFKIREPNYTEEFKKIRDTAMFFSTISPVDPPKFVENSNNYYERHKKPKPYSAYTKKTVYQNKNNEAILVTVNKAHDFLMFPSIDSVWLLRRKLYRQNTFNIIREERPRYNEKYHEINLTLTDTASTRGILIKNIVKGGLLYEVKALIDTVKPPSKFVTEFFNNFTPLDTLVGPSILSDNTANFFKAIKQNDSIVHDGYAFLKFNKKHADSLKYYISEFNFKDNQKYLQAYLIQKLAEMPDVDATSFFEYYYARSYNNSKAQTKILQAISKNQNESSLELLLRLMSTDLPLVSSKQEIQNIFQPYLDSLPLARKLFPEILDYSAIEEYKSPIFSMLAKLKARGLIKPKSYKKYKNQILNDAKIQLKRQLGLTMDLLNEEFPAGNPDNNYDILENYMVLLYPYIKETEVAMFFERLSTVNDPQIQASYIALRLKNEENPFVGPNKIPTSLINTLAETAETRLLLFEKLQQIGKLDYFPSRYRNQKAIAESILYNTLELNPEQYAIEFVLDQKMFYPSKNYHSYFFKVKDKDNYSNNLKMYMLVFKNTDQLQYKPYYINKGFSIADINTEEEVLKLTTEEYNLKDRQRAIVNNPSGYTGFSH
- a CDS encoding Gfo/Idh/MocA family protein; translated protein: MKKKKSNKSVDSRRSFIKKGALASSIFFVPRHVLGGVGYTAPSDRLNIAAIGAGGKGASDIRNASVGGREKVVALCDVDFSGSAKKSVELFPKAKLYADFREMLDKEKGIDAVTISTPDHVHGPAAKYAMERGINVYVQKPMTHNIREARMLTEMARSNKIVTQMGNQGGSNPLLGMVQKWVDSGELGKISKVQVWTNRPVWPQGGAFPKPDPSAKPKDLDWDLWLGPSEFRPYTPNLHPFGWRGWWEYGTGALGDVGCHLIDIPFRTLGLKYPTDAECSVGAVYTNMWNADYHPEGCPASSFITLHFGATEKSQSPIEMTWSDGGIRPAHPEIIPADHEIGGNGSQNGVLIIGEKGIISTNINDSSPLMPKLYMNDGSTDFGPEVEPNDEPEYGHQRLWIDACKAGFGSKEHLGLTSSFDYAGPMTETVLMGNLAIRSYLLQRENEKGKMEFFARKKLLWDGENMRITNLEEANQFVTRNYRPGFVV
- a CDS encoding FKBP-type peptidyl-prolyl cis-trans isomerase, with the translated sequence MKNTLFALALLLFISCDNEKKTEEDIDYAAKNEADIQAYVEENNLTAVRSNSGLYYVIEEEGTGTQAVANSNVTVAYKGYFLNGAVFDQSDAEGITIGLNQVIAGWTEGIAYFKEGGSGILLVPAHLGYGSRDYNGIPGGSVLVFEVSLISVN
- a CDS encoding GyrI-like domain-containing protein — protein: MEARIAVISEKKLIGNRLAMSLAEDRTKELWQGFMPRRKEIRNPISDDLMSMQVYDSALNFNEFNIATQFEKWAVVEVEDNTKIPEGMESHTLTGGLYAVFVHRGLPSSFPITIQYIFGEWSPNSDYQLDHGEHFEIMGNKYRNNDPNSEEEVFIPIKRKNQEK